The following are encoded together in the Hypnocyclicus thermotrophus genome:
- the glyQ gene encoding glycine--tRNA ligase subunit alpha, with the protein MTFQEMILALQKYWNSQGCAISNPYDIETGAGTFNPNTFLMSLGPEPWNIAYVEPSRRPKDGRYGENPNRVYQHHQFQLIMKPSPDNIQELYLKSLEALGIDIKNHDIRFVEDDWESPTLGAWGLGWEVWLDGMEITQFTYFQQVGGLELDIIPVEITYGLERLALYIQGKDNVYDLDWTEGVKYGDMRFQSEYEFSKYSFEIADLESHFKWYDMYEKEALRALEHGLVYPAYDYVLKCSHIFNVLDSRGAISVTERQSYILRVRDLAKKCAEIFVKNREELGYPLLKK; encoded by the coding sequence ATGACTTTTCAAGAAATGATATTAGCATTACAAAAGTACTGGAATTCACAAGGATGTGCAATAAGTAATCCTTATGATATAGAAACAGGTGCAGGAACATTTAATCCAAATACATTTTTAATGAGTTTAGGACCTGAGCCTTGGAATATAGCTTATGTAGAACCTTCTAGAAGGCCAAAAGATGGAAGATATGGAGAGAATCCAAATAGAGTATATCAACATCATCAATTTCAACTAATAATGAAACCTTCACCAGATAATATACAAGAGTTATATTTAAAAAGTTTAGAAGCACTTGGAATAGATATAAAAAATCACGATATAAGATTTGTTGAAGATGACTGGGAATCGCCAACTCTTGGAGCATGGGGGCTTGGTTGGGAAGTATGGCTTGATGGTATGGAAATCACTCAATTTACATATTTCCAACAAGTAGGTGGATTAGAATTAGATATTATACCTGTAGAAATAACATATGGATTAGAAAGATTAGCATTATATATTCAAGGAAAAGATAATGTATATGATCTTGATTGGACAGAAGGTGTTAAATATGGTGATATGAGATTTCAAAGTGAATATGAATTTTCAAAATATAGTTTTGAAATAGCAGATTTAGAATCACATTTTAAATGGTATGATATGTATGAAAAAGAAGCTTTAAGAGCATTAGAACATGGACTTGTATATCCAGCATATGATTATGTATTAAAATGTTCTCATATATTTAATGTACTTGATTCTAGAGGAGCAATATCGGTAACAGAAAGACAATCATATATTTTAAGAGTAAGAGATTTAGCCAAAAAATGTGCTGAAATATTTGTAAAAAATAGAGAAGAGTTAGGATACCCATTATTAAAAAAATAG
- the lspA gene encoding signal peptidase II, translated as MYSIVLVLILLIVDQISKYIVAKNLDVSQSIPIIKDFFHITYVQNRGIAFGMFQGRLNIVTIISLFAAIFIFYYIFKNREKLSKLSLYSYLFIFSGALGNILDRLMRQYVVDFIDFRGIWEYIFNFADVYINIGVILMVIEYILEEKKKRQEESK; from the coding sequence ATGTACTCAATAGTTTTAGTACTAATTTTATTAATTGTTGATCAAATATCAAAATATATAGTAGCTAAAAATTTAGATGTTTCTCAATCTATACCAATAATAAAAGACTTTTTTCATATTACATATGTACAAAATAGAGGAATAGCTTTTGGAATGTTTCAAGGAAGATTAAATATAGTGACTATTATTAGTCTGTTTGCTGCTATTTTTATTTTTTATTATATTTTTAAAAATAGAGAAAAATTATCAAAATTATCATTATATTCATATTTATTTATTTTTAGTGGTGCATTAGGAAATATATTAGATAGATTAATGAGACAATATGTTGTTGATTTTATAGATTTTAGGGGTATATGGGAATATATTTTTAATTTTGCTGATGTATATATAAATATCGGAGTGATATTAATGGTAATAGAATATATTTTAGAGGAAAAAAAGAAAAGACAGGAGGAAAGTAAATGA
- the ileS gene encoding isoleucine--tRNA ligase: MQEKEIFDYGSTLNLPKTKFKMKANLPNKEPEYIKYWNENKIYDKSLEEKDKTFILHDGPPYANGNIHIGHALNKVLKDIILKYKRARGYYAPYIPGWDTHGLPIELKVTEELGEKAKDMSPLQIRRECTKYAKKWVKTQKESFVRLGILGEWENPYLTLNPEYEAKQLEVFKELYKNGYIFKGLKPIYWSPTTQTALAEAEIEYKDVVSPTVYVKMQVNKDFLDKIGVEEAAVVIWTTTPWTLPANMAICLNAEFDYGVYKTEKGNIILATGLADRAFSEMKLENVELIKTFKGIELEKLTYTHPFLDRTGMIILGDHVTLEAGTGCVHTAPGHGQDDYVVGTRYGIEVICPVDNNGHLTAEAGEKLAGLFYKKANKVIIEMLTESEHLLHTNEIKHSYPHDWRSKKPVIFRATEQWFVKVEGSDIRENALKALENVEFVPGWGRNRITSMIENRPDWCISRQRVWGVPIPMFYNNQTGEEIFIEEIVDRVIELVKKQGSEAWVKYSAKELIGEELIKKYNLKDVDLRKETNIMDVWFDSGVSHRGVLETREGLSRPADLYLEGSDQHRGWFQTSLLTSIGSTKDAPYKKLLTHGFVNDGQGKKMSKSLGNVILPEEVIKEYGADILRLWCASVDYREDVKISKNILKQITESYRRIRNTARYILGNIADFDPVKDRVNYDDLLEIDKWALHKLEVLKKNVTENYDKFEFYNLFHEIHYFAGIDMSAFYLDIIKDRLYTEKIDSISRKAAQTVMYEILMALVKMISPVLSFTAEEIWRNIPENVKDTESVILSSWFELNENYINNELEEKWDKIIKLRQEVNKELEKARQDKVIGHSLNAHVMLFSNSPEYKEFLEKVYPMLEEIFIVSKVTLEDIIDKNENSEIEGLFINIKHADGEKCERCWKFSTELGTHKEHPNICPRCTEVLTK, translated from the coding sequence ATGCAAGAAAAAGAAATTTTTGATTATGGTAGTACGTTAAATTTGCCTAAAACAAAATTTAAAATGAAAGCAAATTTACCAAATAAAGAACCAGAATATATAAAATATTGGAATGAAAATAAAATTTATGATAAATCGTTAGAAGAAAAAGATAAAACTTTTATACTTCATGATGGACCACCATATGCAAATGGAAATATACATATAGGTCATGCGTTAAATAAAGTATTAAAAGATATAATTTTAAAATATAAAAGAGCAAGAGGATATTATGCTCCTTATATTCCTGGATGGGATACTCATGGGCTTCCAATTGAATTAAAAGTAACAGAAGAGCTAGGGGAAAAAGCTAAAGATATGTCACCGCTTCAAATAAGAAGAGAATGTACAAAGTATGCTAAAAAATGGGTTAAAACTCAAAAAGAAAGCTTTGTAAGACTTGGAATACTTGGAGAATGGGAAAATCCATATCTTACATTAAATCCTGAATATGAAGCAAAACAACTTGAAGTGTTTAAGGAATTATATAAAAATGGATATATTTTTAAAGGATTAAAACCAATATATTGGTCACCAACTACTCAAACAGCTTTGGCAGAAGCAGAGATAGAATATAAAGATGTTGTATCTCCAACTGTATATGTAAAAATGCAAGTGAATAAAGATTTCTTAGATAAAATAGGAGTAGAAGAAGCGGCAGTAGTAATATGGACAACTACGCCATGGACATTACCTGCAAATATGGCTATATGCTTGAATGCAGAATTTGATTATGGAGTGTATAAAACTGAAAAGGGAAATATTATATTAGCTACAGGACTTGCGGATAGAGCATTTTCTGAAATGAAATTAGAAAATGTAGAGTTAATAAAAACATTTAAAGGAATAGAGTTAGAAAAATTGACGTATACACATCCATTTTTAGATAGAACTGGTATGATAATATTAGGTGATCATGTAACATTAGAGGCGGGAACTGGTTGTGTACATACTGCACCTGGACACGGACAAGATGACTATGTTGTTGGTACTAGATATGGAATAGAAGTTATTTGTCCTGTTGATAATAATGGACATTTAACAGCTGAAGCTGGTGAAAAATTAGCAGGATTATTTTATAAAAAAGCTAATAAAGTAATTATAGAGATGCTAACTGAAAGTGAACATTTATTACATACAAATGAAATAAAACATTCATATCCTCATGACTGGAGAAGTAAAAAACCAGTAATATTTAGAGCTACTGAACAATGGTTTGTAAAAGTAGAAGGATCTGATATTAGAGAAAATGCTTTAAAAGCATTAGAAAATGTAGAATTTGTACCAGGTTGGGGAAGAAATAGAATAACATCTATGATAGAAAATAGACCTGACTGGTGTATCTCTAGACAAAGAGTATGGGGAGTACCTATACCAATGTTTTATAATAATCAAACTGGAGAAGAAATATTTATAGAAGAAATAGTAGATAGAGTGATAGAACTTGTAAAGAAACAAGGTAGTGAAGCATGGGTAAAATATAGTGCAAAGGAATTAATTGGAGAAGAGTTAATAAAAAAATATAATTTAAAAGATGTAGATTTAAGAAAAGAAACAAATATAATGGATGTATGGTTTGATTCTGGAGTATCTCATAGAGGAGTACTTGAAACTAGAGAAGGGTTATCAAGACCAGCAGATTTATACTTGGAAGGAAGTGACCAACATAGAGGTTGGTTCCAAACATCACTTCTTACTTCAATAGGAAGTACAAAAGATGCTCCATATAAAAAACTTCTTACTCATGGATTTGTAAATGATGGACAAGGTAAAAAAATGTCTAAATCATTAGGAAACGTAATTTTACCTGAAGAAGTAATAAAAGAATATGGTGCGGATATACTTAGACTTTGGTGTGCATCAGTTGATTACAGAGAAGATGTAAAAATATCTAAAAATATTTTAAAACAAATAACAGAATCGTATAGAAGAATAAGAAATACAGCTAGATACATATTAGGAAACATTGCTGATTTTGATCCAGTAAAAGATAGAGTTAACTATGATGATTTATTAGAAATAGATAAATGGGCGCTTCACAAATTAGAAGTTCTTAAGAAAAATGTTACTGAAAATTATGATAAATTTGAATTTTATAATTTATTTCACGAAATTCATTATTTTGCAGGAATAGATATGTCAGCATTTTACTTAGATATAATAAAAGATAGATTATATACTGAGAAAATAGATTCAATATCTAGAAAAGCAGCTCAAACTGTAATGTATGAAATATTAATGGCACTTGTAAAAATGATATCACCAGTTCTTTCATTTACTGCTGAAGAAATTTGGAGAAATATTCCTGAAAATGTAAAAGATACAGAATCTGTAATTTTATCTAGTTGGTTTGAATTAAATGAAAATTATATTAATAATGAATTAGAAGAAAAATGGGATAAAATAATAAAATTAAGACAAGAAGTAAATAAAGAATTAGAAAAAGCAAGACAAGATAAAGTAATAGGACATTCATTAAATGCACATGTTATGTTATTTAGTAATAGTCCTGAATATAAAGAGTTCTTAGAAAAAGTATATCCAATGTTAGAAGAAATATTTATAGTATCAAAAGTTACATTAGAAGATATTATAGATAAAAATGAAAATTCAGAAATAGAAGGATTATTTATAAATATAAAACATGCTGATGGTGAAAAATGTGAAAGATGTTGGAAATTCTCTACAGAATTAGGAACACATAAAGAACATCCAAATATTTGTCCAAGATGTACAGAAGTATTAACAAAATAA
- a CDS encoding sensor histidine kinase, with product MKIKSDSLLLKAIYYNDIAIFLTTIIMLFVLGFYIFNDINNQVPEALKISASNIKISYNMLVNERKNSLYKIVISNELKERVEKIDKTMAIFLNTPAAQYYQYFTNKQLLRTYTDALIKDFHKELIEKNESDYYFNDAISFVKKNGEIIAESLGNSSVKYSLEFSKKIKKELEKINISGYFIEETLNDKLLRVIYKYDIDRYLVVTTILDSEFISYLKKYSGLVEDLKLFLINGTKYLIGELGKEKFDIIDDIDQKELIKNTCILRKKKIAEKYYNLAICNLELGNSTPLLVGIALTRMDIIKLKWSYYLVAFLTLVIVLLLASTIFGYLYYKLFTPLIQLSEISDEISNGNLDVKFKVKGIGEIRSLIVSLKKMIKTIKLNQKDLEIQNEKLKEHLMKLNILEKLLINIRLEVDIDKAIYYILSAATSEIGLNFARGIYFEYSEEKDSLIGKLSSTNIKIIDESNELYKYSSGLKLQTESLDKIIKLISIKYEEDTILKESIESNKIIYYNERGFNFNFGNELLIGLGINNFIILPIRNNEKVYGCILLDNSSTNRIIEKDDYELINLLKINLSIFLDNKDLEKNKIQQEKKLTIDRLSRKILLEIQEPLKESSDILIKHFRDKEKINEEDLNKLEERITQIATISSILYDYSEDKLYLKEKIDINLVINNVLEQLNHIVKNKNIFISKLINHKGFIFANRYKLEKVFFNIFRNSIEAIGDNDGRINIITRNIAKMVEIRIIDNGIGIKKEDIKSIFEPFVSINKSSSGLGLTIAKKILDEHNADIKIKSLYKEGTDIKIIFNIYEEEK from the coding sequence ATGAAAATAAAATCAGATTCTCTTTTGTTAAAAGCTATATATTATAACGATATTGCTATTTTTCTTACTACGATTATAATGCTTTTTGTGCTTGGTTTTTATATTTTTAATGATATTAATAATCAAGTTCCAGAAGCATTGAAAATAAGTGCAAGTAATATAAAAATATCATATAATATGCTTGTTAATGAAAGAAAGAATAGTTTATATAAAATAGTTATCTCAAATGAATTAAAAGAAAGAGTTGAAAAAATAGATAAAACTATGGCTATTTTTTTGAATACTCCAGCAGCACAATATTATCAGTATTTTACTAATAAACAATTGCTTAGGACATATACTGATGCATTAATAAAGGATTTTCATAAAGAGTTAATAGAGAAAAATGAATCTGATTATTATTTTAATGATGCAATTAGTTTTGTTAAAAAAAATGGTGAAATTATTGCAGAATCATTAGGAAATAGTAGTGTAAAATATAGCTTAGAATTTTCAAAAAAAATAAAAAAAGAGTTAGAAAAAATAAATATTTCAGGTTATTTTATTGAAGAAACATTAAACGATAAGTTATTAAGAGTGATATATAAATATGATATAGATAGATATTTAGTTGTTACAACAATATTAGATAGCGAATTTATAAGTTATTTAAAAAAATACAGTGGATTAGTTGAAGATCTTAAATTATTTCTAATAAATGGTACAAAATATTTAATAGGTGAATTAGGTAAAGAAAAATTTGATATTATAGATGATATAGATCAAAAAGAGTTGATTAAAAACACTTGTATTTTAAGGAAAAAAAAAATAGCAGAAAAATATTATAATTTAGCAATATGTAATTTAGAATTAGGGAATTCAACGCCTTTATTAGTAGGAATAGCTCTTACTAGAATGGATATAATAAAACTAAAGTGGAGTTATTACTTGGTAGCATTTTTAACATTAGTGATAGTATTATTACTTGCTTCTACAATATTTGGTTATTTATATTACAAACTTTTTACACCACTTATACAATTATCAGAAATAAGTGATGAAATTTCTAACGGAAATCTTGATGTTAAATTTAAAGTTAAAGGAATTGGTGAAATAAGATCTTTAATAGTTTCATTAAAAAAAATGATAAAAACAATTAAACTAAATCAAAAAGATTTAGAAATTCAAAATGAAAAATTAAAAGAGCATTTAATGAAATTAAATATTTTAGAAAAACTACTAATTAATATTAGATTAGAAGTGGATATTGATAAAGCTATATATTATATTTTATCTGCTGCAACTTCTGAAATAGGACTTAATTTTGCTAGAGGAATATATTTTGAATATAGTGAGGAAAAAGATTCATTGATTGGAAAACTTTCGTCAACGAATATTAAGATAATAGATGAGTCAAATGAACTTTATAAATATTCAAGTGGTTTAAAACTACAAACAGAATCTTTAGACAAAATAATAAAATTGATATCTATAAAATATGAAGAAGATACAATATTAAAAGAATCTATTGAAAGTAATAAAATAATTTATTATAATGAGAGAGGTTTTAATTTTAATTTTGGAAATGAATTATTAATAGGATTAGGGATCAATAATTTTATTATTTTACCTATTAGAAACAATGAAAAAGTTTATGGATGTATTTTATTAGATAATAGTAGTACAAATAGAATAATTGAAAAAGATGATTATGAATTAATAAATTTATTAAAAATAAATTTATCTATTTTTTTAGATAATAAGGATTTAGAAAAAAATAAAATTCAACAAGAAAAAAAATTAACTATAGATAGGTTAAGTAGAAAAATTTTATTAGAGATACAAGAACCATTAAAAGAAAGTAGCGATATTTTAATTAAGCATTTTAGAGATAAAGAAAAAATAAATGAAGAAGATTTAAATAAATTAGAAGAAAGAATTACTCAAATAGCTACAATAAGTTCAATACTATATGATTATTCTGAAGATAAACTTTATTTAAAAGAAAAAATAGATATTAATCTAGTCATAAATAACGTATTAGAACAATTAAATCATATTGTAAAAAATAAAAATATATTTATTTCAAAATTAATAAATCATAAAGGGTTTATATTTGCAAATAGATATAAATTAGAAAAAGTATTTTTTAATATTTTTAGAAATAGTATAGAAGCTATAGGAGACAATGATGGAAGAATAAACATTATTACTAGAAATATAGCAAAGATGGTAGAGATAAGAATAATAGATAATGGAATAGGAATAAAAAAAGAAGATATAAAATCTATTTTCGAACCATTTGTAAGTATAAATAAAAGTTCATCTGGATTAGGTTTAACTATAGCTAAAAAAATACTTGATGAACATAATGCAGATATAAAAATAAAATCATTATATAAAGAAGGAACAGATATAAAAATAATTTTTAATATATATGAGGAGGAGAAATAG
- a CDS encoding Tex family protein has protein sequence MLDLIKIVSEELNLKKHQVENTVKLLDEGSTVPFIARYRKEVTSNLNEEEIRDISERINYLRNLEARKKDVIKLIEEQGKLTEELKTNILKAEKLQQVEDLYLPYKKKRKTKADIAKEYGLEPFAEFILKAKNIDEIKIEAEKYINENVNNIEEAIENAKLILAQNISENIAVREDIRERMLKFGIIESKLIEKNKKIDEKNVYQDYYEHSEYVNNIASHRVLALNRGEKEKILKVSININDKTKEFIIIKILNNLNKNIEELSRQIIEDSLSRLVFPSIEREVRNILTEKAEIDSIKVFKENLKNLLLQPPLKEKNVLGLDPGYRTGCKVVVIDKYGLYKTNDVIYVAMPGDNIEKAKEKIKKLIDKYDIDIIAIGNGTASRETEEFVANTLKEVKKDVYYLIVNEAGASVYSASKLAIEEFPDLDVTARGAISIARRIQDPLAELVKIEPKSIGVGMYQHDLNQKKLDESLKEVIESVVNNVGANLNTASWALLSYISGINKNVAKNIVAYREENGKFKNRKELIKVKGLGNKAYTLAAGFVVIDDGDNPLDNTIIHPESYHIAEEILKEIGFEKSDLIKNRNEIIEKLEKLDIDKFILEKEYGKETTLDIYNALLKERRDPRESIPKPILKSDILKIEDLKEGMILEGTVRNVVNFGAFIDIGLKNDALLHISEFDNRIEDINSMLSVGDIIKVKIKSVDMARKRVSLSKKGI, from the coding sequence ATGCTAGATTTAATAAAAATAGTTTCAGAAGAATTAAACTTAAAAAAACATCAAGTCGAAAATACTGTAAAATTACTAGATGAAGGATCTACTGTACCATTCATTGCTAGATATAGAAAAGAAGTAACTAGTAATTTAAATGAAGAAGAAATTAGAGATATTTCAGAAAGAATTAATTATTTAAGAAATTTAGAAGCAAGAAAAAAAGATGTGATAAAGTTAATTGAAGAACAAGGTAAATTAACGGAAGAATTAAAAACAAATATTTTAAAAGCTGAAAAACTGCAACAAGTCGAGGATCTTTATCTTCCATATAAGAAGAAAAGAAAAACAAAAGCGGATATAGCAAAAGAGTATGGATTAGAGCCATTTGCAGAATTCATTTTAAAAGCAAAAAATATAGATGAAATAAAAATTGAAGCTGAAAAATATATAAATGAAAATGTTAATAATATAGAAGAAGCGATAGAAAATGCAAAACTTATTTTAGCACAAAATATTTCAGAAAATATAGCGGTTAGAGAAGATATAAGAGAAAGAATGTTAAAATTTGGAATTATTGAATCTAAATTAATAGAAAAAAATAAAAAAATTGATGAAAAAAATGTATATCAAGATTACTATGAACATAGTGAGTATGTAAATAATATTGCTTCTCATAGAGTATTAGCTCTAAATAGAGGTGAAAAAGAGAAAATACTAAAAGTATCTATAAATATAAATGATAAAACAAAAGAATTTATTATAATAAAAATATTAAATAATTTGAATAAAAATATTGAAGAATTAAGCAGACAAATAATAGAAGATAGTTTAAGTAGGCTTGTTTTTCCTTCTATTGAAAGAGAAGTAAGAAACATTTTGACTGAAAAAGCTGAAATAGATTCAATAAAGGTATTTAAAGAAAATCTTAAAAATTTATTATTACAACCACCACTTAAAGAAAAAAATGTATTAGGACTTGATCCAGGATATAGAACTGGTTGTAAAGTAGTTGTAATAGATAAGTATGGGCTATATAAAACAAATGATGTTATATATGTAGCTATGCCAGGAGATAATATAGAAAAAGCAAAAGAAAAAATAAAAAAATTAATAGATAAATACGATATTGATATTATAGCTATAGGAAATGGTACAGCCTCAAGGGAAACAGAAGAATTTGTTGCTAATACTTTAAAAGAAGTAAAAAAAGATGTATACTATTTAATTGTAAATGAAGCAGGAGCTTCAGTTTATTCAGCTTCAAAGCTTGCAATTGAAGAATTTCCAGATCTTGATGTAACGGCAAGAGGAGCAATATCAATAGCTAGAAGAATACAAGATCCACTTGCAGAACTTGTAAAGATTGAACCTAAATCTATAGGTGTAGGAATGTATCAACATGATCTTAATCAAAAAAAATTAGATGAATCTCTAAAAGAAGTAATAGAATCTGTTGTAAATAATGTTGGAGCGAATTTAAATACAGCATCTTGGGCATTACTTTCTTATATATCGGGAATAAATAAAAATGTAGCTAAAAATATAGTTGCCTATAGAGAAGAAAATGGAAAATTTAAAAATAGAAAAGAATTGATAAAAGTAAAAGGACTTGGAAATAAAGCTTATACATTGGCAGCAGGATTTGTGGTTATTGATGATGGAGATAATCCGCTTGACAATACAATAATTCACCCTGAATCATATCATATAGCAGAAGAAATATTAAAAGAAATAGGATTTGAAAAATCTGATTTGATAAAAAATAGAAATGAAATAATTGAAAAACTAGAAAAATTAGATATTGATAAATTTATACTTGAGAAAGAATATGGGAAAGAAACAACGCTTGATATATACAATGCTTTATTAAAAGAGAGAAGAGATCCTAGAGAGTCAATACCAAAACCAATATTAAAATCAGATATTTTAAAAATAGAAGATTTAAAAGAGGGAATGATATTAGAAGGAACTGTTAGAAATGTTGTTAATTTTGGGGCATTTATTGATATAGGTCTTAAAAATGATGCTCTTTTACATATATCCGAATTTGATAATAGAATAGAGGATATTAATAGCATGCTTTCAGTAGGAGATATTATAAAAGTAAAGATTAAAAGTGTAGATATGGCTAGAAAAAGGGTTTCTCTATCAAAGAAAGGGATTTAA
- a CDS encoding transcription repressor NadR, translated as MVEGKIRRKEIIRLLTESKTAIKGSEFATRFGVSRQVIVQDMAILRAKGIELIASPKGYMLKKDNNKLIKKLITKHITIEEMKKELEIILKYNAIIIDVIVEHEIYGEITGNLHISNNEELNNFIKKISNKNVEPLSKLTNGIHLHTIEIDSIENFNKILDELRENNLLYTY; from the coding sequence ATGGTAGAAGGGAAAATAAGAAGAAAAGAAATAATAAGATTATTAACAGAAAGCAAAACAGCTATAAAAGGTTCTGAGTTTGCAACAAGATTTGGAGTGAGTAGACAAGTAATAGTCCAGGATATGGCTATACTTAGAGCAAAAGGAATAGAACTTATAGCAAGTCCAAAAGGATATATGCTAAAAAAAGATAATAATAAACTTATAAAAAAATTAATAACAAAACATATAACTATAGAAGAAATGAAAAAAGAATTAGAAATTATTTTAAAATATAATGCAATCATTATAGATGTTATTGTAGAACATGAAATATATGGAGAAATAACAGGGAATTTACATATTTCAAATAATGAAGAATTAAATAATTTTATAAAAAAAATATCTAATAAAAATGTAGAACCATTATCAAAATTGACTAATGGGATTCATTTACATACTATTGAAATAGATAGTATAGAAAATTTTAATAAAATATTAGATGAATTAAGAGAAAATAATCTATTATACACCTACTAA